Proteins encoded within one genomic window of Nitrospina gracilis 3/211:
- a CDS encoding 6-phosphogluconolactonase, giving the protein ESKQARITLTFPVLNAAACVSFLVTGESKAERLASVHHAPDRKERYPAARVDPERVEWWVDSAAVRGVG; this is encoded by the coding sequence CGGAGAGCAAACAGGCGCGCATCACGTTGACGTTTCCGGTGTTGAATGCCGCCGCGTGCGTGTCGTTTCTGGTGACGGGCGAAAGTAAAGCGGAACGACTGGCGTCGGTGCACCACGCCCCCGACCGAAAGGAACGTTACCCCGCCGCGCGTGTGGACCCGGAGCGGGTCGAGTGGTGGGTGGATTCCGCTGCCGTCAGGGGGGTGGGATAG
- the pgl gene encoding 6-phosphogluconolactonase: MKESQIHWFVQKDAETTAHALAQEWVRRAGVAESNGLPFRIALPGGSTPRRLLEIVAHPDNAQAIDWSCVHLFWGDERCVSPDHPESNYLMAEEALIRHVPLPDTNIHRMRGEDDPQKEVVRYAEELRRAFGTSVDAVPRFDWILLGMGADGHTASLFPGQTEVLDCRELCAVAR, encoded by the coding sequence ATGAAAGAATCACAAATCCACTGGTTCGTGCAAAAGGATGCGGAGACCACCGCTCACGCACTGGCGCAGGAGTGGGTGCGGCGCGCCGGGGTGGCGGAGTCCAACGGGTTGCCGTTCCGCATTGCACTTCCCGGCGGTTCGACCCCGCGACGCCTTCTGGAGATCGTCGCGCATCCGGACAACGCGCAGGCCATCGACTGGTCCTGCGTGCACCTGTTCTGGGGGGATGAACGGTGCGTGTCGCCGGACCATCCGGAAAGCAATTACCTCATGGCAGAGGAAGCCTTGATCCGGCACGTTCCTCTTCCTGATACCAATATCCACCGCATGCGCGGCGAGGACGATCCGCAAAAAGAGGTGGTTCGTTATGCGGAGGAACTCCGCCGCGCATTCGGGACTTCTGTGGATGCGGTGCCGCGCTTCGACTGGATTTTGCTTGGCATGGGCGCGGACGGGCACACGGCGTCGCTCTTTCCCGGTCAAACAGAGGTTCTGGATTGCCGCGAGCTGTGCGCCGTGGCCAGGCA
- a CDS encoding TVP38/TMEM64 family protein, which translates to MKKKITVLLVFVLAIAAFYVFDLGRFLSLESLKTHRDQLDAFYKANTWSMILGFVGVYIVTVALSLPGATILTLTAGAIFGAWTGTLIVNVGATVGATLAFLVARFLLQDWVEKKFGDRIKTFNDGFSNNALGYILFLRLVPLFPFFLINLVSGLTRVRLGTYFFGTMFGIMPGSFVYANAGANLASIDKLGDIASQEVLGSFALLGLFALIPTLYKQFKGKRICRRKRRKPKAPTTRRIRNFSLWPWF; encoded by the coding sequence ATGAAGAAAAAAATCACAGTGCTGTTGGTATTTGTTCTGGCCATTGCGGCGTTTTATGTTTTCGACCTCGGCCGGTTTCTGTCGCTGGAAAGCCTGAAAACGCATCGTGACCAGTTGGATGCATTTTATAAAGCCAACACGTGGTCGATGATTCTGGGCTTCGTCGGCGTGTACATCGTGACCGTGGCGCTGAGTCTTCCCGGCGCGACGATCCTGACGCTCACCGCGGGGGCGATCTTCGGCGCGTGGACGGGGACTCTCATCGTCAATGTCGGTGCCACGGTAGGCGCGACGCTGGCGTTCCTGGTGGCGCGGTTCCTGCTTCAGGACTGGGTGGAAAAGAAATTCGGCGACCGCATCAAGACCTTCAATGATGGATTTTCAAATAATGCACTTGGGTACATTTTGTTTCTGCGGCTGGTTCCCCTGTTCCCGTTTTTCCTCATCAACCTTGTCTCCGGGCTGACGCGCGTCAGGCTCGGCACGTATTTCTTTGGCACCATGTTCGGCATCATGCCCGGTTCGTTCGTGTACGCCAACGCCGGAGCGAATCTCGCCTCCATCGACAAGCTGGGCGACATCGCCTCGCAGGAAGTGCTGGGATCGTTCGCTCTGCTCGGTCTGTTCGCCCTCATCCCAACACTATACAAACAATTCAAAGGTAAAAGAATCTGCCGCCGGAAGCGAAGGAAGCCGAAAGCGCCAACGACGCGTAGGATAAGAAACTTCTCTTTGTGGCCGTGGTTTTAG
- a CDS encoding molybdopterin-dependent oxidoreductase, whose translation MTRSAFLRIMLASLTLCLVAPFSSLARPWKSTHSQARRGSVLHVSGMTPDIARPPGKLPPITPVTQFYVEDISGPPDSLPREASSWTLRIAGDIARPQSLDYDDIVKRPSVTRIITLNCIGNPIGGYAIGNAKWTGLPLAQLIEEADPDFLADTMVLKGADGYHDSLPLRAAKHPGALLVHGMNGKPLTRDHGFPLRVLVPGYYGIKQVKWLKEIRIQNGPHKGYWQKLNWTQSGKVKIFSRIDHPQQGQWLEARRTTLRGVAFAGDRGIQYVQVSLDGEKSWSLAKLDKPLSPYSWVFWSYPVTFPRSGRYRIAVRAADQFSGIQRDDHRNPFPAGVSGIHRVDVNVM comes from the coding sequence ATGACCCGCAGTGCTTTTTTACGAATCATGTTGGCGTCGCTCACGCTGTGCCTGGTTGCGCCCTTTAGCTCGCTGGCGCGTCCCTGGAAATCCACGCACTCTCAAGCGCGTCGAGGATCGGTCCTGCACGTCTCCGGAATGACGCCGGACATCGCCCGCCCTCCCGGCAAATTGCCGCCCATCACGCCCGTCACACAGTTTTACGTGGAGGACATCTCCGGTCCCCCGGACTCGCTCCCGCGCGAGGCCTCATCGTGGACCCTCCGCATCGCGGGCGACATCGCCAGACCGCAGTCCCTGGATTATGACGATATCGTGAAACGGCCGTCGGTCACGCGCATCATCACGCTCAACTGCATCGGCAATCCCATCGGCGGTTACGCGATAGGAAATGCGAAATGGACGGGATTGCCGCTGGCGCAACTGATTGAAGAAGCCGACCCGGATTTCCTCGCCGACACGATGGTGTTGAAAGGCGCAGACGGTTACCACGACAGCCTTCCCTTGCGTGCGGCCAAACATCCCGGTGCACTTCTGGTGCACGGCATGAACGGAAAACCGCTGACACGCGATCACGGGTTTCCCCTGCGCGTGCTGGTTCCGGGATATTACGGGATCAAACAGGTGAAATGGCTGAAGGAAATCCGCATCCAGAACGGACCGCACAAGGGATACTGGCAGAAACTCAACTGGACCCAAAGCGGCAAGGTAAAGATCTTCAGCCGCATCGACCACCCACAACAGGGGCAGTGGCTGGAAGCCCGGCGCACCACCCTGCGCGGCGTGGCGTTTGCAGGTGACCGCGGCATCCAGTACGTGCAGGTGTCGCTGGACGGAGAAAAAAGCTGGTCGCTGGCGAAACTCGACAAACCGTTGTCGCCTTACTCCTGGGTGTTCTGGTCGTATCCCGTCACCTTTCCGCGCTCCGGACGCTACCGTATTGCCGTGCGCGCGGCGGACCAGTTCAGCGGTATCCAACGCGACGATCACCGCAACCCGTTTCCCGCCGGCGTTTCGGGTATTCACCGGGTCGATGTCAACGTGATGTGA
- a CDS encoding DUF3179 domain-containing protein, with protein sequence MLALPKSILWLAMLFLFAGWDFSKHSVPVEDIVSGGPPKDGIPAIDKPRFVFAHQNEADFMEDSDRVLGITVHGKTKAYPIKILNWHEIVNDRLGGKDVVITFCPLCGTGMVFSREVNGRAMTFGVSGLLYQSDVLLYDRQTESLWSQIKQEAVAGSLTATRLNLLPSTHTTWSHWKEKHPDTLVLSTDTGYNRDYSRDPYEAYYESRQLMFGVSKVSARYHPKEQVIGIVIDGQAKAWPFSELEKARLPVKDEVGGQTIRVRFDAETNTAVIENTTGRELPSVVGFWFAWYAFHPKTEVFTVKP encoded by the coding sequence ATGCTTGCGTTACCGAAATCAATTCTTTGGCTGGCGATGCTATTCCTGTTCGCAGGGTGGGATTTTTCCAAACACAGCGTGCCTGTGGAGGACATTGTCAGCGGCGGGCCGCCGAAAGACGGCATCCCCGCGATCGACAAACCGCGTTTTGTTTTTGCTCATCAGAATGAAGCGGATTTTATGGAAGATTCCGACCGGGTTCTGGGGATTACGGTTCATGGAAAAACGAAGGCGTACCCCATAAAAATTCTCAACTGGCATGAAATCGTGAACGACCGTCTTGGAGGGAAAGACGTGGTGATCACCTTCTGTCCGTTGTGCGGCACCGGCATGGTGTTTTCGCGGGAAGTCAACGGCCGCGCCATGACATTCGGAGTATCGGGCCTTTTGTACCAGAGCGATGTGTTGCTGTATGACCGGCAGACCGAAAGCCTATGGTCTCAGATCAAGCAGGAAGCGGTGGCGGGTTCCCTGACCGCCACGCGGCTGAACCTCCTTCCTTCCACACACACCACCTGGAGTCATTGGAAAGAAAAGCATCCGGATACCTTGGTGCTCTCGACAGACACAGGCTACAACCGGGATTATTCGCGCGATCCGTACGAGGCGTATTACGAAAGCCGCCAACTGATGTTCGGCGTCTCCAAAGTCAGCGCACGGTATCATCCGAAAGAACAGGTGATCGGCATCGTGATCGACGGTCAGGCCAAGGCTTGGCCTTTTTCGGAATTGGAAAAGGCGCGGCTTCCGGTGAAAGATGAAGTGGGTGGACAAACCATTCGCGTACGGTTCGATGCGGAAACCAATACCGCGGTGATTGAAAATACAACGGGCCGCGAGTTGCCGTCCGTGGTGGGATTCTGGTTCGCGTGGTACGCGTTTCATCCGAAGACCGAGGTGTTCACGGTCAAACCCTGA
- the gnd gene encoding phosphogluconate dehydrogenase (NAD(+)-dependent, decarboxylating): MKIGFVGLGKMGANMVQRLISEGLEVVVHDRSEEKMAFAVRQGAQAADSLNTLVQRLPERKVVWIMVPAGTPVWETVDVLLELLNPNDIIIDGGNSNWRETGKVAEKVHDRGLHYIDCGTSGGVWGLKEGYCLMYGGHDEPCRYMEPVFEALAPENGHLHVGASGSGHFVKMVHNGIEYGMMQAYAEGFEIMNNSPFDIDLHAVSEVWQKGSVVRSWLLDLAARALKDDPNLSNLEPYVEDSGEGRWAVQAAIDFDTPAPVITQSLFARFQSRQQNSFAMKLLAALRNQFGGHAVKSK, translated from the coding sequence ATGAAGATCGGATTTGTGGGATTGGGAAAGATGGGCGCGAACATGGTCCAGCGGCTGATTTCCGAAGGACTCGAAGTTGTGGTGCATGATCGTTCCGAAGAGAAAATGGCGTTTGCGGTCCGGCAGGGGGCGCAGGCCGCCGATTCCCTCAACACGCTGGTACAGCGATTGCCGGAGAGAAAGGTGGTGTGGATCATGGTGCCCGCCGGGACCCCGGTTTGGGAAACGGTGGACGTCCTGTTGGAATTGCTCAACCCCAATGACATCATCATCGACGGCGGAAATTCCAACTGGCGGGAAACGGGGAAGGTGGCGGAAAAAGTGCATGACCGCGGCCTGCATTACATCGACTGCGGGACCAGCGGCGGTGTGTGGGGATTGAAGGAAGGCTACTGCCTGATGTACGGCGGCCATGATGAACCGTGCCGTTATATGGAACCCGTCTTCGAAGCGCTGGCTCCGGAGAACGGCCACCTCCACGTGGGCGCCAGCGGTTCCGGCCATTTTGTCAAGATGGTGCACAATGGCATCGAGTACGGCATGATGCAGGCGTATGCCGAAGGCTTTGAGATCATGAACAACTCTCCCTTCGACATCGACCTCCATGCGGTGAGCGAGGTGTGGCAGAAGGGAAGCGTTGTCCGGTCCTGGTTGCTGGATCTGGCGGCACGGGCGTTGAAAGACGACCCGAACCTGTCGAATCTGGAGCCGTACGTGGAAGACAGCGGGGAAGGACGCTGGGCGGTGCAGGCGGCCATCGATTTCGATACCCCGGCGCCTGTGATCACGCAGAGTTTGTTCGCGCGGTTTCAGTCGCGTCAGCAGAATTCGTTCGCCATGAAGCTCCTTGCAGCTCTTCGAAACCAGTTCGGCGGTCACGCGGTGAAAAGCAAATAG
- the zwf gene encoding glucose-6-phosphate dehydrogenase produces MVKLENCILVIFGASGDLTRRKLVPGLFNLYQKDMLPEKFAVLGVSRTKMTDATFRKSLAEGVEDAEEKLHPEDFRKFAKALYYQSIDPGESRDYAKLAKRLKKLDESLGTNGNFIYYLSIAPSMYEIIIENLGAAGLQKEKKHDQAYKRIIVEKPFGYDLASGQVLNKKLLKVFREPQIYRIDHYLGKETVQNLLVFRFSNGIFEPLWNRNFVDHVEITAAETVGIGTRGRYYDASGALRDMVQNHLLQILGIIAMEPPPSFDSFSVRNETVKVFQSLKPITESNVEASVVRGQYTKSQINGQIIPGYREEEHVDPFSRTETFVAMKVFIENWRWGGVPFFIRTGKRLPTRVTEVVIHFKSTPHILFQHKGEHVSVPNQLIIRIQPDEGILLNFGMKRPGAGFHVEKVNMDFHYSDLGDTSLADAYERLLLDCIQGDPTLFARGDAVESCWRFVDPILDHWASKPDEAIYGYPAGTWGPRQANALFSQPGMDWHYPCRNLVEDGLFCEL; encoded by the coding sequence ATGGTCAAACTCGAAAACTGCATCCTCGTCATCTTCGGCGCCTCCGGCGACCTGACCCGGCGAAAACTTGTTCCGGGATTGTTCAATCTTTACCAGAAGGACATGCTTCCGGAAAAATTCGCCGTGCTTGGTGTCAGCCGCACCAAAATGACCGATGCCACCTTTCGCAAATCCCTTGCGGAGGGCGTTGAGGATGCCGAAGAAAAACTCCATCCCGAAGACTTCCGTAAATTCGCCAAAGCCCTGTATTACCAGTCCATCGATCCGGGAGAGTCCCGCGATTATGCCAAGCTGGCAAAACGTCTGAAGAAACTGGACGAGAGCCTGGGTACCAACGGCAATTTCATCTACTACCTTTCCATTGCGCCGTCGATGTATGAAATCATCATCGAGAACCTGGGTGCGGCGGGCCTGCAAAAGGAGAAGAAACACGATCAGGCCTACAAGCGCATCATCGTGGAAAAGCCGTTCGGCTACGACCTGGCCTCCGGACAGGTGCTCAACAAAAAACTCCTGAAGGTGTTCCGGGAGCCGCAGATTTACCGCATCGACCATTACCTCGGCAAGGAAACCGTGCAGAACCTCCTCGTGTTCCGCTTTTCCAACGGCATCTTCGAGCCGTTGTGGAACCGGAACTTCGTCGACCATGTGGAGATCACCGCCGCGGAAACCGTGGGCATAGGCACCCGCGGCCGGTATTACGACGCCTCCGGTGCCCTTCGCGACATGGTGCAGAACCACCTTCTTCAGATTCTCGGCATCATCGCCATGGAACCGCCGCCTTCGTTTGACTCGTTTTCAGTTCGCAACGAAACGGTGAAAGTGTTTCAATCCCTGAAACCCATTACAGAAAGCAATGTGGAGGCGTCGGTTGTGCGGGGCCAGTACACGAAGTCGCAGATCAACGGACAGATCATTCCCGGATACCGGGAAGAGGAGCACGTCGATCCCTTCTCGCGAACCGAGACGTTCGTGGCGATGAAGGTGTTCATCGAAAACTGGCGGTGGGGCGGGGTGCCGTTTTTCATCCGCACCGGAAAACGGCTGCCCACGCGCGTGACAGAGGTGGTGATTCATTTCAAAAGCACGCCGCATATCCTGTTCCAGCACAAGGGGGAGCATGTCTCCGTACCCAACCAGCTTATCATCCGCATTCAGCCGGACGAGGGCATTTTGCTCAACTTCGGAATGAAGCGGCCTGGCGCCGGGTTTCACGTGGAGAAAGTCAACATGGACTTTCATTACTCCGACCTGGGCGACACGAGCCTGGCGGATGCATACGAACGCCTGTTGCTGGACTGCATTCAGGGAGACCCAACGTTGTTTGCGCGTGGCGACGCGGTGGAATCCTGCTGGCGGTTCGTCGATCCCATTCTGGACCACTGGGCCTCCAAGCCGGACGAAGCCATCTACGGCTATCCCGCCGGTACGTGGGGTCCGCGCCAGGCCAATGCTTTGTTCTCCCAGCCTGGAATGGACTGGCATTACCCCTGCCGGAACCTGGTCGAAGACGGCCTGTTCTGCGAGCTGTAA